One Salminus brasiliensis chromosome 5, fSalBra1.hap2, whole genome shotgun sequence DNA segment encodes these proteins:
- the cnot3a gene encoding CCR4-NOT transcription complex subunit 3a isoform X3 yields the protein MADKRKLQGEIDRCLKKVAEGVEQFEDIWQKLHNAANANQKEKYEADLKKEIKKLQQMERFKVVERETKTKAYSKEGLGLAQKVDPAQKEKEETEQWLTVTCFNPFTPPTKNGHICEVEKYTLFLVSLFYLQNTIDTLNMQVDQFESEVESLSVQTRKKKGDKEKQDRIEELKRLIERHRYHIRMLETILRMLDNDSVQVEAIHKIKDDVEYYIDSSQDPDFEENEFIYDDLDLEDIPPSLMATSPQGHNDEEMFLQSSSTPTSTTSSSPIPPSPATGTTENSEEEKKRGRSTDSEVSQSPVKNGNPSLSSFSSSTSSGFSSSSSLISMATVVGGGTTAVSGGSGLLGSFSSAVQQHPPQSQQQQAQAKLSSSSGPSNNAPSPPSHPSLPASTAPSLPSSSTPGLTTSSPQSQASTVPTPGGTGLGLALGLGLTKGGVTVTSSSTVAQIPGLGLAGIPSSHNTMAGLLSGSTPAPYAQAAAGGTTSSAPGGPVGNGSSSGSATAQAGGTGTSAGAPTNGTGAGVGLGLLGSSPGHGGLSGGILSLVPGQTSLQGPVQVPMSPVGTVPGGSAGVGVSGGNGGSVAPGGGVGGSMAPARPPSVVKQNGGTNHLAYSAVVADSNSDSSLSSASQSQNSQPSSTSSSANQALDNGPSLLSSISMPPSSQSPPFSDSTPGGGSLLNGPHSYTPSTEAIKAPEPLSSLKAMAERAALGSGLDGEIPSLHLTDRDLFSGTSVPPGPPTAPQPAVTEVNLPPSLGACPLGPTPLSKEQLYQQAMQEAAWTHMPHPSDSERIRQYLMRNPCPTLPFHHQMPPHHSDSIEFYQRLSTETLFFIFYYLEGTKAQYLSAKALKKQSWRFHTKYMMWFQRHEEPKTITDEFEQGTYIYFDYEKWGQRKKEGFTFEYRYLEDRDLQ from the exons ATGGCTGACAAGAGAAAACTCCAag GTGAAATAGATCGGTGTTTGAAAAAAGTTGCGGAGGGTGTGGAGCAGTTTGAAGATATTTGGCAAAAG CTTCACAATGCAGCAAATGCCAACCAGAAGGAGAAATATGAGGCGGATCTCAAGAAAGAAATTAAAAAGCTTCAG CAAATGGAGCGATTCAAGGTGGTCGAGAGGGAAACCAAAACGAAGGCATACTCTAAAGAAGGGCTCGGCTTGGCTCAGAAAGTGGACCCAGCGcaaaaggagaaggaggagacaGAACAGTGGCTGACGGTAACTTGCTTCAATCCGTTTACCCCTCCCACCAAAAACGGACATATATGTGAGGTAGAGAAATATACGTTGTTTTTGGTCTCTTTGTTCTATTTGCAGAACACAATAGACACACTAAACATGCAAGTGGACCAGTTTGAGAGTGAAGTCGAGTCACTTTCTGTtcaaacaagaaagaaaaagggagaCAAGGAG AAGCAGGATCGTATTGAGGAGCTTAAGAGGTTGATTGAGAGACACCGCTACCACATTCGCATGTTGGAGACCATTCTGAGGATGCTAGACAATGACTCGGTGCAAGTGGAGGCCATCCATAAAATAAAAGATGATGTGGAGTACTACATCGACTCTTCGCAGGACCCAGATTTTGAGGAAAATGAATTCATCTATGATGATCTGGACTTGGAGGACATAC CGCCGTCTCTGATGGCCACCTCTCCGCAGGGACACAACGATGAGGAGATGTttcttcagtccagcagcactCCCACCTCCACCACTTCGTCTTCGCCTATCCCTCCTTCTCCAGCTACGGGCACCACC GAGAACtctgaggaagagaagaagagggGGCGATCCACAGACAGTGAAGTGAGTCAG TCTCCTGTGAAGAACGGcaatccctctctctcctctttctcgtCATCCACCTCCTCAGGGTTttcgtcctcctcctcccttaTATCCATGGCTACTGTTGTCGGTGGTGGAACGACAGCAGTCTCTGGGGGCAGCGGCCTCCTGGGGAGCTTCAGCAGTGCTGTGCAGCAGCACCCTCCACAgtctcagcagcagcaggcacAGGCCAAGCTCTCTTCCTCTTCTGGGCCTTCCAACAACGCCCCCAGCCCGCCTAGTCACCCGAGTCTGCCCGCTTCCACTGCCCCATCTTTGCCTAGCTCCAGTACACCGGGTCTGACCACTTCCAGTCCCCAGTCACAGGCCTCCACAGTGCCTACCCCAGGTGGGACAGGCCTGGGTTTGGCCTTGGGACTGGGCCTGACGAAAGGAGGTGTGACTGtaaccagcagcagcactgtgGCTCAGATCCCTGGGCTTGGTTTGGCAGGGATACCCAGCTCACACAACACCATGGCAGGCCTTTTATCTGGCTCGACCCCGGCTCCGTATGCCCAGGCGGCAGCAGGTGGCACCACAAGCAGCGCCCCCGGTGGACCCGTGGGCAATGGCAGCAGCAGTGGGAGTGCAACAGCACAAGCAGGAGGGACTGGGACAAGCGCTGGCGCACCCACCAATGGCACAGGTGCAGGAGTGGGGTTGGGGCTGCTGGGTTCCAGTCCTGGGCATGGGGGGCTGAGTGGGGGCATTCTAAGTCTGGTTCCTGGGCAGACATCTCTTCAGGGGCCTGTGCAGGTACCCATGAGCCCTGTGGGCACAGTACCAGGAGGATCAGCAGGGGTCGGAGTGTCAGGAGGAAATGGAGGCAGCGTGGCTCCAGGAGGAGGTGTTGGGGGAAGCATGGCTCCTGCTAGACCGCCCAGTGTCGTCAAACAAAATGGAGGAACAA ACCATCTAGCTTACAGCGCAGTGGTGGCAGACAGCAACTCAGACTCCTCCCTCAGCAGTGCCAGCCAATCCCAAAACAGTCAGCCCTCTTCGACCAGCTCATCAGCAAATCAAGC TCTGGATAACGGCCCTAGTCTACTGAGCTCCATCTCTATGCCCCCCTCTTCCCAGTCACCACCTTTTTCAGACAGCACCCCAGGTGGCGGGAGTTTGCTTAATGGGCCACACTCCTACACACCCAGCACTGAGGCCataaag GCTCCAGAGCCTCTGAGCTCTCTGAAAGCAATGGCCGAGAGGGCAGCTCTAGGATCAGGCCTGGATGGAGAAATCCCATCACTTCATCTGACTGACCGAG ATTTGTTTTCAGGGACCTCAGTCCCTCCTGGGCCCCCAACAGCACCCCAACCCGCTGTGACTGAGGTTAACCTCCCACCTTCCTTGGGGGCGTGTCCTCTTGGCCCCACCCCTCTTTCCAAAgagcagctctaccagcaggcAATGCAGGAGGCAGCCTGGACACACATGCCTCATCCGTCTGACTCTGAGAGGATCAG GCAGTACTTGATGAGGAACCCCTGTCCTACTCTGCCGTTCCACCACCAGATGCCCCCCCACCATTCAGACTCCATAGAGTTCTACCAGAGACTGTCCACTGAAACACTCTTCTTCATTTTCTACTATTTGGAG GGCACAAAGGCACAGTATCTGTCTGCTAAAGCCTTGAAGAAGCAGTCGTGGAGGTTCCATACTAAGTACATGATGTGGTTCCAGAGGCATGAGGAACCGAAGACCATCACTGATGAGTTTGAGCAG GGCACGTACATATACTTTGACTACGAAAAGTGGGGCCAGAGGAAGAAGGAGGGTTTCACGTTCGAGTACAGATACCTGGAGGACCGAGACCTGCAGTGA